TGATGGTGCTAGTGCCgacagcagaaagcaaactcctcgccagctggcatggaccatatGAGATAGTGGAAGCCATTGGGGAGGTGGACTATAAGGTCAGACAACCAGACCGCTGAAGGCCAGAGCAAATCTACCACATCAACTTACTGAAGCCCTGGCGTGACCGAGAGATGTGCCTGGTCATTCGGGGAGCTCCATCCCAGACAGACGACCCACAGGGGCAGGTGAAGATATCTCCTGAGTTGACCCCAGAACAACGAACAGAGGTCATTGATATGATGCAACGGAACCGGGATGTGTTCTATACACAGCCAGCCCGTACGACACTGGTCCAACATCGTATTGTCCCCAGGCCCGGAGTGAGGGTGATGATAAGACTGTACTGGATACTGGAAcctaaaagggaagaaattaggacagaagtgaagaagatgctggaactcagggttattgaagaatcccacagTGAGTTGTCCAGCCCTATCATCCTAGTTCCCAAGCCTGACGGCACCCTGAGGTTTTGCAATGACTTCCGGAagttgaatgaagtatcccaattTGATGCCTATCCTCTACCACGCATTGACGAGCTagttgatcagttaggcaaggcccAGTACCTAACCACTCTGGACCTGACCAAAAGATATTGGCAAATTCCCCTGGCCAAGAATGCCAGGGAAAAGACTGCCTTCTCTACACCGATGGCCTGTTCCAatacactgtcctcccttttggactccatggggcccctgcaacattccaaccacttatggacaaattgctgcGACCCCATGCCAAGTATGCCTATGTAGATGACTTAGTCATCCATAGCTCTGACTGGGAAATGCACCTAGGAAAAGTAGAAGCGGTGCTAGACGCCCTGCGGAAGGCCGGCCTCACTGCCAACCCTCTCAAGCACGTGATAGGACTAGCTGAGGCCAGATACCTTGGGTATGTAGTAGGGAGAAGTTTGGTGAAACCCCAATGGAATAAAGTGGAGGCAATACAAGGTTGGCCTCGACCAGTCCGCAAAAAGCAGGTCAGAGCATTTCTAGGGGTGGTAGGATACTATCAGAGATTCATCCCTCATTTTGCCACAAGAGCATTGACGGATTTCATAAAGGCTCGGGGCCCCGAGATAGTAAAGTGGACTGATGCAGCAGAAGGAGCATTTGCAGATTTAAGGACAGCCCTTTGCTGCCATCCAGTACTCATAGCTCCAGACTTCGAGAAGGAATTCatcctacaaacagatgcctcGGAGGTAGGGCTAGGAGTCGTCCTTTCGCAGATGGTAGGAGAAGAGGAACACCCGATCTTGTACCTCAGCCGGAAACTCCTCCCCAGGGAACAAAAGTACACCGTcattgaaaaggaatgtctggtggtaaaatgggctatggagactctCCGCTACTACCTACTGGGGCGGCGGTTTACCCTCGTAACAGACCATGCCCCACTCCAgtggatgcacagaaacaaggagaagaacgCAAGAGTGACTAGGTTGTTCCTATCCCTGCAGCCCTTCCATTTCCGGGTACAGTGTAGGGCCGGAAGCCAATACGGCAATACTGATGGCCTATCATGACAGCACTGCCTCTCGTCTGAAGTAGCCCAACCCCGTGGTTGAGCAAAGGGGGGGggatatgtgatacagcatggccagagggcaacaggagagtgttagaagggagctttattccctgtagagggaagaaagtttgctataaattaattaaagcacctgaagccagtcacatgataaaaactccgtgcttcaatcagacaagaggaggagttgaagcagagtggattggtgttgaagcagagagcagtttggagggaagcagaggagagtttggagaagtgctgcggtgggctaagaagaccaagacgcTAGGTAAAGGGACAACTGattggtgcagagggagggcaggaagccccgcaagctgaagggcaggagagggaagtagaccaggggaaggaactgctagttctagtggtttaccgctatccctagggcccctgggctggaacccggagtagggggtgggcccgggtccctccctttccactcccctcctctaggacactagtggggcagttaataccccagttcaggggcaagaaacggtgccctgaccccccctccccccccaagaagagagagcgtgagacccatcatagtagtgccggcaatttgctaCAGTATTTTGCCCACAATCCCTTGCTGGTACCAAAATACAATAGCATTCTGCATTCACATGGGTTGGGTGTCCCTTATAGAAGTGAATTGTTCTAATGTGGCACCAACATGGTAAGAAATCAGAGAAGTAAAAGAAACACAAATCTTCCTCTTCTCTCTAGCCATGAAACCTGGGAAAGCGCAAATACAGCAAGGGAAGGCGTCTGCTTCAGGGAGCATGGTGTATAGGAAGCGATCTGGACAGACCTCTGAGACAGCAACAAACTGGTTCACACCATCTGATAATAGCTTCCAATTCAGCTTTGCACTTCCTGAGATGGATCCACAAGCAACCACTGGAACTTTGGAAGAGGCCCAGGGGGTAGGTGGCTCTGAACAGAGGCCCATCAGTGTAAGTTCACTCAAATCTTCTAGTTCTGGGGGAGTGTTGAACTTTTCCACCACTGGACAAGAGCCCAAGTTTGCTTTCAATTTTGTCATCCCAGATAAAGATGGCCCCATGATGCCGTCTGTTGTTACAGGCCAAAGAGCGGAGAGTGTAGCAGAAAATGTGACATCACATGGCTTAGCATCTGCAGGACCAATGAAGCATTCAACCCTGTTGGAGGCTAATATGCCTGAGGTTGTGGGCTGTGTGGGTGGAGGATTAGGGAGAGAGGCTCTCATTTTTGAGACCCCAAAACCAGAGATTGCTTCTGTAGATGAGGTGAAGGCAGGGaagacagcagcagctggagcgcccaagaagaagaagaagaaaaagaaaccatCAAATAGTAAGAAGGAGATGGCAGAAGCTGAGGTCAGCAAGAAGGTGAAGGTGGGAGCCAGTGGATGTGAAGACACAGATTTGTCCGTCCAGGACAAGACCATGCAGGTATGTGAATTAATTTCTGGCTAATAAACATAACCTCACTGTTAAGGCTCCATAGTTTCGTTGGAAGGGAAAGTTAATGTATGTGTGGGGTTTCTAAATCTGTGTGGTGGCACAGGCTGGAAACGAATAGCCATTTATTGCTGCTTATCCCATTAGGGTTTCACTGTGACCAGAAACCTAACAAGTGGGGGTGGACTAGGTGGCTCAAGTTGATGTTACTTTTCCCTTCCCTAGAACCATGTCTGAGAGTCTGCAAGCGCTTTGCAGACATGTAATGATTTAGACTTTGTAGCATCCCTGGCTGGTAGGTATTATCCTCATTGTGCAAATGGTGAAATTGAGATACAGAGAGGTTAGCTGACTTGGCCAAGATCAAGATTGtcacagagccaggaacagagcccagaaGACCTCCTGCGTCCCAGTCCTTGTCTCTAGATTTATAATGGCACGGAAAGAGGTTGAAGGCACCAACTGCTCTGAGTCCTGTTTTTAAGAGATCATTAAAGTACACCTTACCATCTGCTAATGCTGCACTGAAGTCTATAGTTTCTgttatgtttttctttaaaatgtcagtGAATTTAGGCCTCATGAATGGTCCCAGATCAGCAAGGCTGGAATGTGAAGGCTGCAACACAGGAAACAGCTGTGAGAGGTTCCTCCATCACCCAACTGctgtgcctcaaccctgaccttGAGAGCCCCCTtccaagagtgtgtgtgtgaggtgggagggttcAATCTCTGGCCATTCTGTTACTGGCCTCTCTATTGAGACAGACAACTGCAGTTTATGCGATGTGGACAGCTGTccattaggaactggactgagacgcACAGACACACCTCAGAAGATGAATCTCAGCAACTACTGCCCTAGACCAGACCAGCCTGGGGTCAAAAGCCCCACAGCCCTTTACCTGTCTCCTGAGGTATCCATCCCTCAGGTGGGCACTGTATATAAGGCACCAGTGGGTAGCTTTCCTAGGTAACCGTGAATTAAATCCAGTCTATTGGGTATGCTGGAtaacacttaggctatgtctacagtacgaaattaggtcgaatttatagaagtcagttttgtagaaagtgtttttatatagtcgagcGTATGtctccccacacaaatgctcttagtgcatttagtcggcggagtgcgtccacagtacctaggcaaccgtcgacttctggagcattgtactgtgggtagctatcccacagttcccacagtctctgccgcccatttgaattctgggtagaaatcccaatgcctgatggggcaaaaacattgtcacaggtggttctgggtacatattgtcagggcccccctttcctccctccctccgtgaaagcaagggcagacaatcattttgcgccttttttcctgggttacccatgtagacgccataccacggcaagcatggaacccattcagctcaccgtcactgtatgtctcctgggtgctggcagacacggtactgcattgctacacagcagcagctcattgccttttggcagcaggcagtgcagtatgactggtagccatcgtcgctgtactccagggtgctcttttagctgaCCTCGTGCGGTTGgtcggggcacctgggcaaacatgggagtgacttagccaggtcatttcccttttaagtttcgtctcatggagattcagtcctgctggcagtcctactgcaccgtcttctaatgagcagccaggagacgacgatggccagcagtcatactgcaccgtcttctgccgagcaccgaGGAGATGATGATGACCAGCAGTCGTACTGAACCGTTTGCTGCCAGCAAGatctataaagatagatgaaatggatcaaaacaagaaatagaccagatttgttttgtattcattttcccctcccttcctccctctctccgtgaaatcaacagtctgctaaacccagggttttgagttctagccttgagggggccattctgtttctccttgatgcaaagccatcccctttgttgattttaattccctgtaagccaaccctgtaagccatgttgtcagtcgcccctccctctgtcagagcaacggcagacaatcattttgcgcctttttttaGCGCAtacgccatagcactgggaacatggagcccgctcagatcactgcagcaattatgagcactataaacaccgcatgcgttatccagcaggatatgcagaaacataacctgcaagaaaagcgaaaccaggcaaggaggaggcgactgcagcgcggtgatgagagtgatgaggacatggacatagacttttcacaaagtacgggcccctgcaatgtgcacatcatggtgacaattgggcaggttcatggcatggaacgccaattctgggcccgggaaacaagcacagataggtaggaccgcatagtgttgcaggtctgggactaTTCCCAGTGGCTGTAAAACTTTCGcgtgcataaggccactttcatggaactttgtgacttgcttacccctgccctgaagcgcaagaataccaagatgagagcagccctcacagttcacaagcgagtcgcgatagccctgtggaagcttgcaacgccagacagctaccagtcagtcgggaatcaatttggagtgggcaaatctactgtgggggctgctgtgatgcaagtagccaacgctatcactgagctgctgctatcaagggtagtgagtctgggaaatgtgcaggtcatagtggatggttttgctgcaatgggattccctaactgtggtggggccatagacggaactcatatccctatcttggcaccggagcagcaagtacataaaccgaaaggggtacttttcaatggtgctgcaagcactggtggatcacaagggacatttcaccaacatcagtgtgggatggccgggaaaggtacatgacgctcgcatcttcaggaactctggtctgtttgaacagctgcagcaagggacttactttccagaccagaaaataaccgttggggatgttgaaatgcctatagttatccttggggacccagcctaccccttaatgccatggctcatgaagccatacacaggcaccctggacagtagtcaggatctgttcaactataggctgagcaagtgcagaatggtggtagaatgtgcatttggacatttaaaagcgcgctggcacagtttactgactcggttagacttcagcgaaaccaatattcccattgttattactgcttgctgtgtgctcaacaatatctgtgagaataagggggagacgtttatggcggggtaggaggttgaggcaaatcgcctggccgctggttacgtgtagccagacaccagggcggttagaagagtacaggagggcgcagtgcacatcagagaagctttgaaaaccagtttcaggaatggccaggctacagtgtgaaagttctgttttgtttctccttgatggaaaccccccttctccccccctccccccggattCACTCTACTTTCccgtaagctaagcaccctcccctccccccttcgatcaccgcttgcagatgcaataaagtcattgttgcttcacattcatgcattctttatttattcatcacacaaatagggagataactgccaaggtagcccggggaggtggtggaggagggaagcaccgggtggggtggtggaggagtgaaggacaaggccacatagcactttaaagcttttattgaatgccagccttctgttgcttgggcaatcctctggggtggagtggctggaacCCCCCCTCCGCATTCTTAGGCGTCTGTGtgaagaggctatggaacttggggaggagggcggttggttacacaggggctgtagcggtggtctgtgctcctgctgcctttcctgcagctcaaccatacactggagcatgagtttgatcctccagcagcctgagcattgactcctgccttctttcagcaagctgacgccacctaccatgttcagcccaccacctctcctcgcagtcatattgtgttttccagcactctgagattgtctgcctccacatattttgctgtgctctgtcagtgtgggaggacagcatgaggtcagagaacatctAATCAcgagtggtttgtttttttttgccttctaatcttcactagcctctgggaaggagaaacatatgcagctggtggaggggaaaaaagtggggagagtggtagttaaaaagacacattttatagaacactctttcacggtaaaccttgctgttaacattacatagcacatgtgctttcattacaaggtcgcattttgcctcttattgagggtatgctggtttggtgtgagagatcactcacacagggctgggcagcagaattcggcttgcaggcaaccatggtaagccacagtcttttggttTCTTTAAGCTTCATaacgtgggaatggtttcaaacaccagcaccctcatttcccatacgaagtagccgttgggttgcccattaaaaatgggttggcaatttaaaaggagggctgtggttttcaggttcacgtgcagcagaaacccaactaaccgcccccccagccccctcccccacacacacccaattctgtgggatgatggcttcaccccctccccccaccgcatggctaacagcggggaagatttctgtgcagccacaggcaaacagcccagcaggaatgggcacctctgaatgtccccttactaaaaccacgctgtttcaaccaggtgaccatgaatgatatcactctcctgagggtaacacagagagataaagaatggatgttgtttgaaggccagcaaacaccagggccatatgctgccatgctttgttctgcaatgattcccgactacatgcactggcctggcatggtaaagtgtcctaccatggaggacaggataaggctgccctccccagaaaccttttgcaaaggctttgggagtacatccaggaaagcTTTATGGAGATgaccctggaggatttccgctccatccccagacacgttaacagatttttccagtagctgtactggccgtgaatgccaaggcaaattaatcattaaacacgcttgcttttaaaccatgtataatatttacaaaggtgtactcactagaggtcccttctccatcttcagggtctgggagcccaccttgggtgggttcgggggggtactgggtccagggtgataaacagatcctggctgttggggaaaccagtttctccgcttccttgctgtgagctatctacaacctcctcctcatcatcatcatcttcttcacccccaaaacctgcttccaggttgcctcccactccttggatggagtcaaagcacagggttggggtagtggtggctgcaccccctagaatggcatgcagctcatcatagaagcggcatgtctggggctctgaactggagcagccgtttgcctctggtttttttggtaggcttgcctgagcttaattttcacgtggcactgctgcaggtccctgttatagcctctgtccttcatgccattggagattttttcaaatattttggcatttcttcttttcgagcggagttctgccagcacggattcgtctccctgtacagcaatcagatcccgtacctccctttcggtccatgctggagctcttcggcgattctgggactgcatggtctcctgtgatgatgagctctgcatggtgacctgtgcaggtgagctcgcctcgctggccaaacaggaaattaaattcaaaagttcgcgggccttttcctgtatacctggccagtgcatctgaattgagagcgctgtccagagcggtcacaactgagcactctgggatagctcccagaggccaataccgtcgaaatgcatccacagtaccccaaatttgacccggcaaggcagatttcagcgctaatcccctcgtcgggggtggattaaagaaatagattttaagagccctttaagtcggaaaaaagggctttgtcgtgtgggaCGGGTGCAAGGTTAAATCGagataatgctgctaaattcgacctaaacttgtagtgtagaccaggccttagtgtttGGATAGCTCCTTCTGttttcacagacattaactaGCTAACACTTGCACATCCCTGGGAGGGTAGGGCAATAGGAGACAGGCCACTAGATTCTCTTCTGGGTTTTGTAACTCACTCACTGTGCAACCTTGGGaaggtcacttcacctctctcttcCTTAGTTTTCCCCACTGGAAAATgacttattttatgtttgtataaCTGCTGTCAGACCAAAGGCTCCCATAGTGCTGGACAAACATAGGCAAGCAAACCTTCCACATACAGGTGTTGGGAGGCTTCAGTACTGTTTGTGCAAAGGCTTGAGATCATCAGGTGGAAGGTGCTGGACATAAAGTGGCTTCAGGAATATGAAGTGAAACCAGCTCTGAGGGTGTGAAAACATGAACATTCAACTCCTAAATCTGTAGATCCTTGATTTTCCTTGCTGACTAACAGATGCAGTTTTAGTTTTGGGGCAATTTCATTTCCTCCCctctctgtgttctgttttatgtaGCAGTCAGTTAAACAGCTGTGGAAGGAAGTGGATTGGTGTGTGGAACAGCTGGAACTTGGCctgaagacacaaaaatccaCTCCAAAACAGGGTGAGTAAGCCAGAGAGTGTCTtgttggaagggaagggaggcagaAGCAGTGATGCAGGGAAAGAGCAAAGGGAGAGAGTTATATTCTGTGTGCACATGTCTCTCCTTTCCAATGATTCAGCTGAAGAAGCTCTCTGTGCCATCAAGACACTCCGCAGTGACAAGGCTGTGCTGGCAAAGAAGTGTCAGGTCATGCGAGCCATGTTTGGAGATTACAAGAAGAAGATGGAGGAGGAGAGACAGAAACAACTGAAGCTCATGCAGGCAGGTATGAGAGGCAGACCTACATAAGGGTCCAGGATGGGAAACGATGCCTGAAAAAAGGGAGCAGGAATACTAATCCCTCCATTGTCCATGTAGCCCTAGAGAATGGAATTCTGGTGCATGAGAAGCCTTAAtggtttttctttctgtctttctcttcCACTCTGTAAGCTGCGAAGTCTGCTCAGGTCGTGGAGGTGAGGGAGAATGCCCGCAGAAAGAGCAGCCAGGTCTTCAGGAAGCGTTCAGAGGCGTCCAGGAAAAGCCCAAGTTCTGCAGGATCCCCTTTTCATCCTCCCAGCCATTCTGAGTCACCACAGGTGTCTGGCACAAACTTGTTCATGATCCCAACTTCCCAAGAGGAATTCCGCTTTAACTTTTTTTAGGAAAGTCCGTTGAacatttattgtttttgtttcatgGCTGAAAATGTTGCCAAAACCTGTATAATCTTAGGGGGTGAAAGGATGCTGAGCAGGGAAAAAGGATCATGTTGTGGGAAACATGCATAGGTTCATAGTGAAAAGAGACTAAGTGCCTTAGATCAAGTGTATGTAACAGCTCTACCTATAATGCATACAACTCCACAGACTCAGTCTGTGGGCTGGCTCCTTTCCTCATACACACCTTTAGGAGGTGCCTTTGCAAATTATCAGTATGGAATGAGTTGGACTTTGCATTTCTTTTATCTTCATGGCAATTCCATGGGATAATCTTTTTGTAAAGGGGAGattctcccccccctttttttttaaatagcacaaACCAGTTATGATGGTTTCACAGGTCCTGGTCAGTACTGGTATCCCCATCCTCTGCAGTGTGCAAAGATTCAGCatcactcagagagagagagagagagagtatgtgaATCACAGGCTACTGGCCATTCAGAGTGTAGTCTGAGAGGAGAATTCTATGATGAAGGTCTACAGATTAACTTAAACCAACAAAGTGGTATAGGGACAGCACCAACTACCACCAGACAAGAAAGGATTTTAGTTTGAGCCGCAGTCCCTTGCTCTCTGGGCCAGTTGGTGGGAGCTCTGTGAAGGAAGCACAGTCAATCTTGGAAAAAGAAGCTTTGCTCTTGAGCAGCCAACTAATGAACAGTAATGACTGACCATACCTAGCTTTCTTTCACCAGAAGGGTGAGTCAGCTCCATGCCAAGCCTTGGGTGGAGGTGAAATAAAGTGGGAGAGCCCAGCAGAGGacttactgaaataaaaatatttatatgatCAATATCCAATcagtgaatatttttattttttggacaaTTAAATGAGTCTGTTTCCAAAGTCTTGATGATACTTCAGTTAATGTGCCTATGTGTATGCTATGCTGTGTGCATGCAGAGCATCCTCCCTAGTGAGGGAGTTTGAAAATCTGAAGGAACAGGCCATGTTTTAAATAGAGACCTGACATCACTTGTCCCTGAAGAGCTCCGCTTGAAtcttcttttcctccctttttgTGGCCCAGTAAATCGTCAGAACAAACGGCTGTACAAGCGGATTCTTGAATGTACTGAGAGCAAGAATATTTGCTGGAGAGGACTTCAAAAAACTGTTGCTGAACATAACAAGGAACTTATTTCATCCTTGACTCAGGTATAATAAATTGCCTCCTGGGGTgtgc
The Lepidochelys kempii isolate rLepKem1 chromosome 10, rLepKem1.hap2, whole genome shotgun sequence DNA segment above includes these coding regions:
- the C10H8orf33 gene encoding UPF0488 protein C8orf33 homolog isoform X2, producing the protein MEEAPQGTFQDELEWCILQLETGLLHLNPTPKQAEETRHVLKILRSRKAAFVKKRQVMNHVFGDYQLKMAEEQKRTEKAAMKPGKAQIQQGKASASGSMVYRKRSGQTSETATNWFTPSDNSFQFSFALPEMDPQATTGTLEEAQGVGGSEQRPISVSSLKSSSSGGVLNFSTTGQEPKFAFNFVIPDKDGPMMPSVVTGQRAESVAENVTSHGLASAGPMKHSTLLEANMPEVVGCVGGGLGREALIFETPKPEIASVDEVKAGKTAAAGAPKKKKKKKKPSNSKKEMAEAEVSKKVKVGASGCEDTDLSVQDKTMQQSVKQLWKEVDWCVEQLELGLKTQKSTPKQAEEALCAIKTLRSDKAVLAKKCQVMRAMFGDYKKKMEEERQKQLKLMQAAAKSAQVVEVRENARRKSSQVFRKRSEASRKSPSSAGSPFHPPSHSESPQ
- the C10H8orf33 gene encoding UPF0488 protein C8orf33 homolog isoform X3; translation: MEEAPQGTFQDELEWCILQLETGLLHLNPTPKQAEETRHVLKILRSRKAAFVKKRQVMNHVFGDYQLKMAEEQKRTEKAAMKPGKAQIQQGKASASGSMVYRKRSGQTSETATNWFTPSDNSFQFSFALPEMDPQATTGTLEEAQGVGGSEQRPISVSSLKSSSSGGVLNFSTTGQEPKFAFNFVIPDKDGPMMPSVVTGQRAESVAENVTSHGLASAGPMKHSTLLEANMPEVVGCVGGGLGREALIFETPKPEIASVDEVKAGKTAAAGAPKKKKKKKKPSNSKKEMAEAEVSKKVKVGASGCEDTDLSVQDKTMQQSVKQLWKEVDWCVEQLELGLKTQKSTPKQAAKSAQVVEVRENARRKSSQVFRKRSEASRKSPSSAGSPFHPPSHSESPQVSGTNLFMIPTSQEEFRFNFF
- the C10H8orf33 gene encoding UPF0488 protein C8orf33 homolog isoform X1; translated protein: MEEAPQGTFQDELEWCILQLETGLLHLNPTPKQAEETRHVLKILRSRKAAFVKKRQVMNHVFGDYQLKMAEEQKRTEKAAMKPGKAQIQQGKASASGSMVYRKRSGQTSETATNWFTPSDNSFQFSFALPEMDPQATTGTLEEAQGVGGSEQRPISVSSLKSSSSGGVLNFSTTGQEPKFAFNFVIPDKDGPMMPSVVTGQRAESVAENVTSHGLASAGPMKHSTLLEANMPEVVGCVGGGLGREALIFETPKPEIASVDEVKAGKTAAAGAPKKKKKKKKPSNSKKEMAEAEVSKKVKVGASGCEDTDLSVQDKTMQQSVKQLWKEVDWCVEQLELGLKTQKSTPKQAEEALCAIKTLRSDKAVLAKKCQVMRAMFGDYKKKMEEERQKQLKLMQAAAKSAQVVEVRENARRKSSQVFRKRSEASRKSPSSAGSPFHPPSHSESPQVSGTNLFMIPTSQEEFRFNFF
- the C10H8orf33 gene encoding UPF0488 protein C8orf33 homolog isoform X4, which produces MWPNRPAMKPGKAQIQQGKASASGSMVYRKRSGQTSETATNWFTPSDNSFQFSFALPEMDPQATTGTLEEAQGVGGSEQRPISVSSLKSSSSGGVLNFSTTGQEPKFAFNFVIPDKDGPMMPSVVTGQRAESVAENVTSHGLASAGPMKHSTLLEANMPEVVGCVGGGLGREALIFETPKPEIASVDEVKAGKTAAAGAPKKKKKKKKPSNSKKEMAEAEVSKKVKVGASGCEDTDLSVQDKTMQQSVKQLWKEVDWCVEQLELGLKTQKSTPKQAEEALCAIKTLRSDKAVLAKKCQVMRAMFGDYKKKMEEERQKQLKLMQAAAKSAQVVEVRENARRKSSQVFRKRSEASRKSPSSAGSPFHPPSHSESPQVSGTNLFMIPTSQEEFRFNFF